From the Sediminispirochaeta bajacaliforniensis DSM 16054 genome, the window AACCTCTCCCGATGTGATCGAAGGTTCAACATAGCGGTGGAAGTATTCTTTGTCCTGAATAATACCAGCCATAAGCAATTTCTTTCCACTGAGCCTTGCGATCTCAATGGCCTCCCTCGCCCCCTTATCGGGGTGAAACCGCCCAAAGAAAAGAAGGCGATCCCGCTCAGGCTCTCTTCGAAAGGTAAAATGCTCTAAATCTATACCGTGGTAGATCGTCGCCACATAAGAAAGATCCGGATTTCTGTCGGCATTGCTGATGGAGACATAATAGTTACTGTGGTTGTACTTTCTGAAGACCGGCAGGATCGAAGGAGAGGAAAAGCCGTGAATCGTCGTAACGACGGGTGTGGAGACTAAGGCGCTGTAGGATAAAGGCAGAAAATCAAATTGATTGTGGATGATATCGAAGTCCTCGGCATGCTCGAAGCATTCGGAAATATGAAGGCATTCCCACACCTTCGCGTTCATGTCGGGATCCTCTTCATAACCGCGGTCGCAAACGGCGCGCAACGTTGCAGCGGTTACGGAGTCACGGGTAGCGAACAGCGTGACATCTATGCCGAGACGGACCAGCTCTTCGGTTAAAAGAGAAGTAACCCGCTCCCATGGGCCATAGTGCCGTGGTGGAGTCCTCCAGGCTATGGGTGCAAGCATTGCAATCTTCATGATCTACACCATGGCATCAAGAATTTCTTTGACATCGGCGAAGGCAAAGCCGGTAGCATAATCCGACATGGCATAGGGAATGAGGAGTCTCTCCTTATAGCGCAAGGCGCCACAGGTGTAGACGACGTTGGGGACATAGCCCTCGCGCTCATTCTCGTTCGGTTCGATCAGAGGTTCTTTTAGCCGGCCGATAACGTTCGTCGGCCTTTTCTTATCCAGAAGGAAAGCTCCGATACAGTACTTCCGCATCGGCCCCACTCCGTGGCTGAGCACAAGCCACCCCTCATCCAATTCTATCGGGGAACCGCAGTTTCCGACCTGTACAAATTCCCAGGGGAAGGTGGGGTGTATAATAAGTTGGGGATCATACCAAAAATTGATATTGTCGGAGTACATTACATACAAATTTTCGTTGTCCTGACGGGAGATCATGGCATACTGCCCGTTTATTTTTCGCGGGAAAAGTGCCATTCCTTTGTTCTTTGCAGCAGGGCCGTTCAAAGTGATAAATTTGAATGAGATAAAATCTTCGGTCTCTATCAGCTGGGGTAAGATCATTCTGCCGTCGAAAGCGGTGTAGGTACCATAGTAGCGACGCCCCCCATCATCATCGTAAAAGAGAACAAATCGGGCGTCTTCAATCCCGTTACTCTGGCTTGGTGTCAAAGGGAAGATAGCCTTTTCCGAAGTCCGCTGTTCCGGTCTGAAGCTGACGGCATAATTGGAGTAAGCCAGGGTCAGCATTCCGTCTGAAGTCACATCTGCCTCCTGGGATGCAGGAGCCCTCCGCTTGGCACGCTCCACCGCATCGGAGAGTTCCGCGAGGGAGAATTGATCTTCCAGCTTGGATAAAACACCTGCGCTGAAGCTGTTCTCACAGTTTAGTTCGGCAAGCTTTCGAGTAAACAATGTCTTATCATAACTTTGCCAAGGAATCCGTTTCGGCTGTGTCACGTATGGGGCGGGACGCCTCAGCCGTAAGGTAAAATCATCGGTTATCATCCCCTCGCGGAATACAATAGAAGAGATATGCCCCTCGCCGATGGCACGAAGGCTTATGATGAATCTGATCGCACCCGCCGGAAGTTCGGACTGATCGGGATGAAGAACGATAGACGGATTGAATAAGGCGGCCGATTCAAGAGAATATTCCTGAGTAAAATAGGCCCCGATCAAAAGCCTTTGTTCCTCGCTCAAAGGGGCATCGGTGATGGTCCACTGTTTTACCATGGTAAAATGTTCAATCAGCTCTTCAAGAATATTGTGATGACGGTCGGCAAAATCCGCCAAAACCTTTTCAAGTCGGACATGGACCTCGTCTTTGCCGAGAGACATCACCCTGCTTATGGTCCTATAACGCTGGTTTTCATCCCCGGGAATAAAGGGACGAATCAATACTCGGTCATGGGAAGGCCTGAGCACAAATTTTAATCGTTGCACTTCCACCTTGTTCACGAAACCCTACTCCTCAATAAAATTTGTATAGTGAAGCTTTTTCTGGTCCGCCAGAAATCCCTGCATATATAAAAGAGAAAGGAGCCAGGCAAGTGTCGATTCGGCTCCCTCGTTCATATTCGGCCCATCCGGGGTAAGTCCGTCCCGGCATCCGCCGGTCGTATAATCATACAGAGGCTCCTTAAGATCGTTCTGACCGAGGAACCAGTTAAAGGCCATATCGGCGGCGGCTCTGTATCGCTCTTGCCCACTCATGTTGAAGGCAAGGAGGGTCGCCTCCAGCATTATCTGGGCCTCTATAGGCTGCTGATCAAACCTGGCTTTTTCGCCTTCGGGACGATACCAACCGTTGCTTCCAACCGGAGAAAAGTGATCGTCCTCTTTCTGAATATCGATGAGCCAATCAAGGCATCGATATCCGGTCTCAAGCATATCCTTTCTATTCATCCACTGTCCGGACAGGAGAAGCGCCTGAGGGATTTTTCCGCTTGCATAGGTAAGGATATCCCCCTTAAGCCAGGGCCATCCGGAATCGTCATCATGGTCAAAGTGATCAAAGAGCGTGACGGCAAGCTTATCCCGTATTCTCCTTACCTCACTATCACCGGAGAATCTGGCTAAGTAGGCATGGATACCGACAAGTGCGAAGGCTATGGCTCTGGGATGTTCAAGGGCCTCAAGCATACTTATTCCCTTATGAAACAATGTTGTGCTTAATGCAAGGCAGCCCGCTTCCCGAGAGAGGGCCGAACAAACACCAAGGCCCCATAGGGTCCGTCCCTGACTATCTTCCGCCCCTTTCTCTTCCAACCATTGCCTGTCGTAATCCATAAAATTACGAAACCAGCCGTTTTTTTCGTTATAGGCATAGTTTATAAAGGAAAGGTATTTTTTCTGCAGCCGAACCAGTTCGGGATCTTCCGGCACAAGATCCTGGGCCATCACCGTGACGATAAGGGCCCTGGCATTGTCGTCGATACAATAGCCGAATTGCCGCGAAGGAACGGTAAACTCCGCATGCTGAATCAATCCGGTATCGTCGGTCATGGTCTTAAGATGGCTAAAATCAATCTCAGGCAGACTTGACTCGTCCTGTTCCAAATTCTTCGTCTTCAAGTAGAAACGTGATTTGCAGGCCCGCTCGGCCTTTACTTCGTTACAGACATTGATATAGTCGACAGCAACCTGGCTCCAGACTGCCTTTCTCGAAAAGGTATACGCCTTTTTTCTCATTGTATTGCGCTTGATATCGTCGTCGAGCAAAGAGATCACCTCATTCGCCAGCCCCTTCGAGTCCTTAAAATCAACAAGAACTCCCCGGCCTTCGGCAAGCATCTCTTTTGCATACCAGTAAGGAGTTGAAACAGTGGCTTTCCCGACCCCCATGGCATATGCCAAGGTTCCCGAGACAATTTGGGATTCGGAAAGATAGGGGGTGACATAAATGTCACTGGCAGCCAGGAATTCACATAACTCTTTAATTTCCACAAAACGATTGAAAAAGATAACATGATCATCAACCCCGCGAAGCCGGGCAAGGCGCTGAAGATTGTGGCGATACTCTTCGCCCGAAGCCTTTCTGACATGCGGGTGAGTAGCACCTACTACAATGTAGACGGCATCGGGATGTTTCTCGACTACCGCAGGAAGGGCCTTGATCATCGTCTCAATCCCCTTGTTCGGAGAAAGCAAGCCGAAGGTCAGGATAACCTGCTTTCCTTCCACACCGAACTGATCTTTGTAAAAATTCGGATCGATGAAGGGCATATCAGGTATCCCATGGTGAATAAAGACAAGCTTCTCCCTGGGAATATGGTAGATATCAGTAAGAAATTCAATGCCTTTTTTCGACATCACCATCAATCGAGAAGATAAGGCCGCAATCTCGGTAAGAACATCTTTCTGTTTTTTCGAAGGTTTTTCGAGTACAGTATGGAGCGTCGTAACAATAGGCATTCGAAGGTCCCGTAACAGCGAAATAATATAGCTTCCGGCCTCTCCTCCATAGATCCCGTATTCATGCTGTAGGCAGACCACGTCAATTTGGTTGATATTAAGAAAATCGGCCGCAAGCTTATACTCGCCCGCTATGTTCTGATTTATCTCAAAATGGACCTTTTCAGGATAACGGTACCCCTCCGGGATATCGTTAATCGCAACGCTCCAGCAATCAAGCTCCCCATCAGCCCCGGAGAGCGCGTTTACAAGGTCGGTGCTAAAAGTAGCAATTCCACACTTTCGCGGTAGATAATTACCGATAACTGCAATCGATTTCGTTCTTTCCATTTTGTAATATACCTCCTCCAGAGAAATCCTTTTGCCGAATTCTCATCTCTCTTCTCGAGGTAGAAAATATTTTGCCTCAATATTCACAATATAAGCAAAAGTTGTTACAAAAAAAAGAGAAGGAGGATATTATTTGTAAGTTTATGTGATTATGTATAATTAAAAGTAAAACTAATTGTATCAAAGCTCATTCTTAGTTAAAAATATCTCCTACCAATCGTTTATCACCAAAAAGGGCAGCACAGCCGCCAGTGTGCCAGAAACAAACCTTACTTCCTTTTTTTATTATCCCTTTTTCAATGTAATCAATCATCCCTGCAACCGCTTTTGCCGTATAGACAGGATCAATAAAAAGGCCTTCATGCTGTGCCAAAAGCTTTATGGCTTGTGTTGAGATTTCAGAAGGTCTTTCATATGCCTCGCCACAATAGCGTTTGTCAATTGAAATATCTGTAGGCTTACAGGACTGCTCTATACCTAACAAGAATGCAGTCTGGTTTGCAAGATTGATAATCCTATTACTGAAATCATCGTCGGTTTCCCCAACTGTAAAGCCAACCAGTTTTGTTTCAAGGCCTAATGCCTTTTTTCCGACTGCAAGGCCCGCCATGGTTCCACCTGACCCAACCGCACAAAAAAGGGAATCAAACGCCTTCCTTCCCATCTGTTGCTCATTTAATTCCATAATCCCACGAACAAAGCCGACAGATCCTATGGGAGTCGCACCACCACCAGGAATATCATAGTAAGTAATCGCTTTACTTTTCAGACCCTCTTTGTATTCGTCGGCCTCTTTATTTCTTCCTTGCTTTGCCTCAGTAATATTTGTATAATCTGAGAGCCTAACAATATGACATTCCGCCCCCAAAAGTCTATCCAATAGATAGTTACCGTTGATATTGCTTGAAGAGGATTCGTCGAAATGATCAAGCAAGAATAAAACAGGCTTAAGGCCATAGCGACGACACACTGCTGCTGTTTGCATTGCATGATTCGATTGTAGTGCGCCATATGTTATAACTACTTCAGATTTTTTTGACAGTGCATCTGCTAAAAGGAATTCCAACTTTCGTATCTTATTACCACAGAAAGCATTATATCCTGCAAGATCATCTCGTTTAAAATAAATTTCAACGCCTAACATCTTACTTAGATTTTCCAACTTTTGAAGCGGAGTTGGATAAAATCCAATATCGAGTCGACTCAAGCTATTAAAAAGCCCATCAAAAGTATTCATATCACTCACTACGCCCTCCGAGTGAAGCTACTGCATCGTGCAAAGAGCAAAGCCCTTTTTCGAGGATTGATCTTGGGCATGCAATATTGATACGCATAAACCCACTCCCAGAAGAACCAAACCAATGGCCTGCATCAACAGCGATCTTTGCTTTCTTAAAGAATAAATCGTCAAGCTCATCATTGGATAGCGCCAATGCCCGACAGTCAATCCACATTAGATATGTTCCTTCTGGTTCAGTCACCTTTAAGATTGGAATTCGTCGACTTATGTAATCTGACAAGAAAGCAATGTTGGTTTGTAAATATTCCAATAGCTGCTTACGATATTCCTCTCCATGAGTGTATGCCGCTTCAGTGGCGACTAAGCCAAAACAATTAGGTCCAGCAACATGGTGAATATCTAACATCTCATTATAGCGATCTAATAGATTTTTATTTTTACTTATTATCACTGCCGTTTTTAAACCCGCAAGATTAAATGTTTTACTAGGTGATACAAGAGTGACCGTATTATTAGCTATTTCATCAGAAAGTGAAGCAAGGGGAATATGCCTCCTGCTGCCGAATACAAAATCACAGTGAATCTCATCCGAAAAAATTATAACACCATATTTTTTACAAAGATTCCCAATCGACAAAAGTTCTTCTTTTCTCCAAACTCGAGATACAGGGTTATGTGGAGAACATAAGATCATCGCCTTCACACTTGGCTCTTTGAGTTTTCTCTCGAGATCGGCAAAATCAATTTCATATTTTCCATCATGCTTTTGGCAAAGAGGATTTTCTTCGACTACACGATTATTTTGACGTATTATCCTTGAAAAAGGATAATAGACAGGAGGCTGAATAACGATTTTATCTCCAATATTCGTAAAGGCCCGAATCATAATTGTTAAACCTGTCACGACTCCCGGAGAGAAAGAAATCCATTCTTTTAAAAGGAGCCATTTATGTTGTGTGGCAAACCACGAGATAACAGCATCAGAAAATGCATCATCACGAAAGACATATCCAAAAATTCCATGTTCAACTCGGGCCTTTAAGGCATCGATAACAGGGCGAGGGGAAGAGAAATCCATGTCGGCAACCCAGAAGGGAAGAAGGTCATTACTCCCGAATTTGCCTTGGAGAGAATTCCATTTTAGACTATCAGTCCCTATGCGGTTTATGATTGCATCAAAATTATATTTCTCGGTCATAGTTTTTATAACTCCTCTCGATACCTCAACCTTTAACCGCACCAGCTCCCCAGCCTTTAATTAACGCTTTTTGTGTATAGAGGAAAATGATCAATGAAGGTACACTAACCAAAACACTACCCGTCAAGATAAACTCCCACAATGTATCAAACTGCCCAATAAAGCCATTTAAACCTACAGGATACGTCATTTTAGCGTCGGTGCTTATCATAACTAAGGCAATGATGTACTCACTCCAAGACAGAGTAAAAGCATATACACTGATAGCGACTATACCGGGAACAATAATAGGCAGTACTATAGTGAATAGAGTCCTAAGGCGCCCGGCACCATCGATTGCAGCAGCCTCTTCAACTTCTGCCGGAACCGTCATAACAAAAGAACGCAACATCCATAAACAGTAAGGAAGACACAACGCAATATAGGCTAACATCAATCCATATAGAGTGTTTACCAATCCAAGTTTCTGGAACCAGAGATACAAGGGAATGATCAATAGAACATTTGGAAGAAAATACGCATATAAAGAGAAGGTCGCTAAAAAATTCCTTCCGCGGTAGGTAAACCTTGCCAAACTATAGGCACCCATAATTGATATAAGGGTTGTCAATGCTACAACAAACACCGTTACGATAAAACTGTTTAGAACAAACATGCTAAACTGCGTATCAGTGAAAAGGTGAATATAATTCTCAAACGTCCAATGTTTTGGAAGAACTGTCGGAGGTATATTAAAGAATTCCGACTTTGGCCTCACTGAGCATAAGAAAACCCAAATAATAGGCCCCATAGCAAATAAAACAAAAACAATAATACAAAGATAAAATAAAATTCGCAGTATTCGTTTCTTGGCTTTCATCATACTTCCACCGTCTCATTCATCTTACTAAGTTTCATGTAGAGGAACACAACAATAGAAACAATTGTTGCAATAATTAAGGTAATTGCAGATCCTCTTCCCAGCTGCATTCCGGTAAAGGCATATTTATAGGCGTAGAGAGGCATAGTTGTAGTTGCAACACCAGGGCCACCACCGGTTAGCATATAAATTTGATCAAATTTCTTGAACATGAAAATTATTCGAAGCATGGCAACAACACCAACTACATTTTTTATTGACGGCATAGTAATATACCAAAATGATGTCCAGAAATTTGCACCATCCATTTTTGCCGATTCATAGAGTTCTTTTGGAATTGTCTGCAACCCTGCAAGTACATTAATTACAACAAATGGATAATATGACCATATACCAATGATAATATTTATTAAAAAAGCCTTAGCAGGTGTTCCCAACCAACTAATAGTATGATCAATTAAGCCAGCACTTATAAGCATAGAATTGATAATTCCATAACTCTCATTTAATAACCATCGCCACATCAAAGTAATAGAAATCATTGGCATAAAGAAAGGCAATAGAATAAAAGCCCTCGCTAATCCTCTTCCTCGAAAATCTTCATTCAAAAAAAGCGCAACTATTATACCAATAACCATCTGTCCAACTACAGTAGTAAATACCCAGATCATACTTAGTTTCGTTGCATTCCAGAAGTCGGGATCTCGAAATGTTTCAAGATAATTGGCAAATCCCACAAAGTGGCCTTTGATTTCATAAATTAACTGTGAATGGAAGCTTAATTTTATTGCAAAACAAAAAGGATAAATGATAAGAGCGGCAAGCGCTATCAATGCTGGTAGCAATAGTAGGATACCCATTCCGTTTTCTTTTTTCGTGTAATGCAAAGGATTCTCCTTTATTTTCTGTAAAAAGCAGGGTAACCGTCAAAAGACGATTACTCCCGCATTTTCTCAGTATGCTCAATCAATAGAAAACATGCTCCGCCATTCTTTTGCTATTGTCGTTAGTGCTTCTTCAGGAGTTTTCTGGCCGCTTATTGCCTTGTGCAGTTCATTTGCAAATACAGGGGCAGAAATTGCACGTCCGAAATAGGGGTTAACAACACCATTATTTCTAAACTGAAAGTCTGTTCCATATTTATAGGCGAGATCCATCGATTTCTTTACAATATTACTCCAGCGTGCGATGGCAGGATAGTCAAAGTAGTCGTCATTGTTAAGCCAGCCCTGCCGTACAGGTAAGCTATGTCCGGGAACCGCAGCTGTAAGGAATTTATAGTACTGCTTATCACTCATATAGAATTCAACAAACTTTTTAGCAGCTTCTACATTCTTTGAATTGCTAAATACAACAAAATCATTAATGGTTGCCTTTACCAATGGTTCTGTAGCCTTCGGGCCAACAGGGCCTGCCGCAACATCAACCTTATCGTGCAATTCCGGGTTATACCGGTCGATAATAGACATCATTCGTCCAGGGAAACGTACCATTGCGACAACTCCTTTGGCAAACATAAGGCCAAGATCGCTGGTAGTAACAGTAATTGCTCCCGGTGGACAATATTGTGTCATATCACAAAGGTACTGGAGAGCCTCAATTGCAATTGGAGAATCAATTGTTACATTATTGTTTTCGTCAAATGCATCACCTCCAAATGCCCACAAAATCTGCAAATAATCGCCACTGACATCCGATGGTGATAAAGAAATACCTAAACCCCAACGGTCTATCTGGCCATCACCATTGAGGTCTACAGTCAAAGCCTTTGCAGCGTCCTTCCATTCATCCATGGTCTGTGGAACAGCAATGCCGGCTTCAGTAAATAAATCCTTTCGATAATACAGAATTTTAGACTCGGTTGCAGCAGGAATATCATATATCTTACCATCTTGCGTCGGAGTCACGAATCTCTGCGGTATATCCCCCAATTCCTTATAAACATCGTCAAGTTCCGCAAGATATCCTTCATCAACTAGCCCTGCAATATATCGGGGAGAGAGAAAAGCCACATCAGGAGCCGTCCCGGCTCTTAACATTGCAGAAAGTTTTGGCAAGACCTGTTCCAAATCTGCATGGCTCAGAATAACTTTTATTCCAGGATTTTCTGCTTCAAAATCACTAATAATCGAGTTGTCCGTTTCAATAGAGGTCGGATCAGTTTCCGGTGTAAGATAAGTAATCTCTACACCCTTATCCTGCTGTCCCTGACTCCACAGTGATGGTACCATCAAAACACAACACATCAACATTACAATACATGTCCGCTTAATCATAAGCTCCCCCTTCAATCTTTATATTTCTACAAACGAAAGCTTTTGTGAGGCAGTCTTGCTGCCTAGGAAAATCCTTTTTTCATATGCCCTCCCCTCCTCTATTTTCCTTTTGTCGCCAGCAGCGCACCGTAATGAATGGCTTCAATCATGCTTTGCGGATTCGCGGTGCCCTTACCGGCCTTTCCAAATGCCGTCCCATGATCCACGGAGCTTCGAACAATTGGCAGACCGAGCGTTATATTTACTCCGCTGACAGCATCCCATTTTCCGGTATTGTTATCATATTTAAATCCAGTCAATTTTAGGGGGATATGGCCTTGATCGTGGTACATCACGACAACAACATCGTACTGACCGGCCAGTGCCTTTGAAAAAACCGTATCCGGGGGCAAAGGACCTGACACATTCAGCCCTTCTGCGCCTGCCTGCTTAATTGCAGGGATGATTTCTTTCATCTCTTCATCGCCGAACATGCCGTTTTCACCGGCATGAGGATTTAGCCCGGCCACAGCAATGTTCGGCTCATCAAAACCAAGCTGCACAAGCGCACCATGCGCCAGTCTGATGACTTCAAGGACCCTATCTTTTTTGACAAGATCACAGGCCTTGCGCAGCGATACGTGGGTCGATACATGTACCACACGAAGTGGATCATGAATGAGCATCATCGCGTAATGCTTTGTCTTGGTCTTCTCTGCAAATATTTCCGTATGCCCGCTATAGTGGAACCCCGCGCGATTAATAGAATCCTTATTTATTGGAGTGGTGATGACACCGGCAACCTTTTTTTCAAGCGAGAGATCGATTGCCTTGTCAATGGATTCAAAGGCCGCCTTCCCGGAGCTCGCCAACACCTTGCCGAAAACAAGGGTATCCATATCTACATTGTTCAGTTCCAGATACTCAATCGTTCCGTATGCTCCAACCGCCTCGAGGGGATCTTCCAACCTCTTAAGCTTCAACGGCGATGCAACCATGTTGATGGCATGCTTCAATACCGCGCCATCGGCAACGACAACGGGAATACACTCCGCATAAACCTTCTTTTCCGACAGGGCCTTGACGATTATCTCCGGACCGATACCAGATGGATCTCCCATCGTCAGGGCAAGTCTTGGCAACTCCTTCATTACGTAAACATCTCCTTTTATTGTATCTGTTCGTAGATCGACCGTATTTGCGCCTTTGTCATGGGCTTTGCATTGTTATCGAGTAAACGCTTTGTTTCGATCGCACCCTCAACCAAATCATCGATATCCTGATGTTTGATACCGAAATGTACCAGATTAGTGGGGATTTTCAGCTCGGAAACAAATCCATAGATCCATTCGATAAGTGACGTCACCGTTTCATCGATGCTCTGTTTTTTCTCAAGCCCAAAATAGGGAACCGCTTCGTAAAGTTTTTCGTTTACCGCATCTTTATTAAAGTCAATGACAGGAGCCAATAGCATGGCGTTCGCCACTCCGTGCGGAATGTGAAAAAGGGCACCCATAGGATAGGAAAGAGCATGTACCGCCGTAGTTCCCGAAAGGGTAATGCACATCCCGGCATAGAATGAGGCAAAAAGCAAATCCGTTCTGGCATCCACATCCTGTCCATTGGCAAATACCTTTTTCAGGCTTCGGCTTATTCGTTTTATTGCTTCCAGGGCAAGGAGGTCGCTAAGCGGTGTCGCCTTACGGGAAGTATAGCATTCCAATGCATGAGCCAATGCATCAAGACCCGTAGATGCAGTTACCTGTGGCGGTAACGACAACGTCAATTCGGGATCGAGAATGACATAGTCGGGAAGAAGTTCGCTACTTATCACCGCCGCCTTCATTTTCTTTTCTGGCAGAGCAAAAATCGCATTCTTTGTAGCTTCAGAACCGGTTCCCGCCGTTGTGGGAATAAGACATGTTGGGGTGGACCGATGGAGAGCCTGGGCCGAATCGATAACAGCATCAAGTGTCTCCCCTGTTTTCAATAAGCATCCTAAGATTTTTGCCGTATCGAGAACCGATCCTCCACCCACACCGATAATAACGCCGCATGCGTGTTTCCGGCATTCCTCAATGATGGAATTCGCATTCTGTACATTGGGTTCCCGTTCCACACTATCAACGACAAACACCGACCATCCTGCGGTGGAAAGATTATGGATAATCGAATCGCTAAGCCCTGCAGCTCTGACTCCTTTATCGGTAAGCAGGATCGCATCCTTTTCCTTTATACCGGAAAGCATCTCATCCAGTTGAGCAATGCTCCCTGCACCGGCCTTCACCAGACCGGGTGTTTCAAGGGTAAATTGTTGTATCATAAGAATCTCCTACATTCACTTTTCCGCCGTATCGAAGAAAATCGATAACTTTCTCAAACGTATCAATTTCTCCAAACCCTCCGGCTTTCGTTATCATATATATGGGTTCACTAAGATCAGGAGATGAGAGCTGGCAAAGCGGGATTCCCGGTAAGATCTCTTTCTTTAGACTTATTGACGAGGCATGAAGCTTTCTCACAATATTAAAGGCCGTATCGCCACCTGTGGCAAATAAGGTCCTGATATTACAATGCAGAAGAACCTGCTTTACTATCTCGCCAATGCAATCAGCAACTTCTTCCCCAATATCCTTTACGGCACTTCGAGCCACCTCATCGTTATCTTCACGATGGTTCTTGTTTCTCTCCCTGACTGTTTTTAATAAGATATGCGTTGAATCATCATCGATCGCCATAATGCCTGCTACGGCACTCGAAATAGCTTCTTCTCTGTTCCTTATTATCGTTTCGACATCGATATCGATCTGGCGAACGTGACGCCCATTCGCCAGAAGATGCTGAACCTGCTCCGACGACACCTGCTTGATACTGCCGACTGCAAAGAGAACCCTCGGTGAGATGAGAAAAGACTTTTTCACGGACTCTGTTTTTTTCTCAGCCAGAACTTTCCCTAAGCCTGAAGAACCGACAAACAATCTTTGTGCCCTCATAATGGAAGCAACATGTACAATTCGTGTTATATGTGCAGGCTCAAGAGCATCAAAAACAATTATCTTATTACCGGCTTTTCTTTCATGTTCCAAAGCGTGAATAAGATTCTCATCAGAAGCCTGAATAGTGCGAAAGGTTATTAAACCAACTTTACGCTTTGTTTGCTGCGATATGATATCGGGAACAAAGGAACTATCAACCGGTGCAAACGGATCTTTTCCAAATTCCGATAGATGAAGCTTTATTCCATGTATGTAGCACATGCCGTCTTTAACAATCCGGCCGTTCTCAGGAGCGGCCGGAACAACAAACGCCTCGGAATATCCACAGGCATCCATCAAAGCATCAATCTCAGATCCCACATTCCCACGCAGTGTCGAATCAATCTTTTTTACAACGTTGTCTTTCGTTCTATCACCAAGAAGCTCAATTGTATGAAAGACCTTATCATATGCCTCTCTTGCCTTTAGATGCCTGGATTCCGTATCAATGATAAGAACAGGGACATTCAGGTAATCCTTTCCAAGTGGAGGATGGGGCTGAATCAACACAACAGGGTCAATATCGCCATCAATGAATTGTATTCCGGTGTCATTTGCACCGGTAAAATCATCCGCAATGATCGTAAACATGAGTAGTGATGCCTCCGGGATACCGCTTTATGGATTGCTGCTATTTGACGGTCAGACCGGTCTTAATCATCAATTCTTTCAGCTTCTTCCGTTCTTCTTCATTCGGACGAACGAATGGAAGCCGTTC encodes:
- a CDS encoding glycoside hydrolase family 130 protein; the encoded protein is MNKVEVQRLKFVLRPSHDRVLIRPFIPGDENQRYRTISRVMSLGKDEVHVRLEKVLADFADRHHNILEELIEHFTMVKQWTITDAPLSEEQRLLIGAYFTQEYSLESAALFNPSIVLHPDQSELPAGAIRFIISLRAIGEGHISSIVFREGMITDDFTLRLRRPAPYVTQPKRIPWQSYDKTLFTRKLAELNCENSFSAGVLSKLEDQFSLAELSDAVERAKRRAPASQEADVTSDGMLTLAYSNYAVSFRPEQRTSEKAIFPLTPSQSNGIEDARFVLFYDDDGGRRYYGTYTAFDGRMILPQLIETEDFISFKFITLNGPAAKNKGMALFPRKINGQYAMISRQDNENLYVMYSDNINFWYDPQLIIHPTFPWEFVQVGNCGSPIELDEGWLVLSHGVGPMRKYCIGAFLLDKKRPTNVIGRLKEPLIEPNENEREGYVPNVVYTCGALRYKERLLIPYAMSDYATGFAFADVKEILDAMV
- a CDS encoding D-cysteine desulfhydrase family protein, producing MNTFDGLFNSLSRLDIGFYPTPLQKLENLSKMLGVEIYFKRDDLAGYNAFCGNKIRKLEFLLADALSKKSEVVITYGALQSNHAMQTAAVCRRYGLKPVLFLLDHFDESSSSNINGNYLLDRLLGAECHIVRLSDYTNITEAKQGRNKEADEYKEGLKSKAITYYDIPGGGATPIGSVGFVRGIMELNEQQMGRKAFDSLFCAVGSGGTMAGLAVGKKALGLETKLVGFTVGETDDDFSNRIINLANQTAFLLGIEQSCKPTDISIDKRYCGEAYERPSEISTQAIKLLAQHEGLFIDPVYTAKAVAGMIDYIEKGIIKKGSKVCFWHTGGCAALFGDKRLVGDIFN
- a CDS encoding glycosyltransferase family 4 protein, with amino-acid sequence MERTKSIAVIGNYLPRKCGIATFSTDLVNALSGADGELDCWSVAINDIPEGYRYPEKVHFEINQNIAGEYKLAADFLNINQIDVVCLQHEYGIYGGEAGSYIISLLRDLRMPIVTTLHTVLEKPSKKQKDVLTEIAALSSRLMVMSKKGIEFLTDIYHIPREKLVFIHHGIPDMPFIDPNFYKDQFGVEGKQVILTFGLLSPNKGIETMIKALPAVVEKHPDAVYIVVGATHPHVRKASGEEYRHNLQRLARLRGVDDHVIFFNRFVEIKELCEFLAASDIYVTPYLSESQIVSGTLAYAMGVGKATVSTPYWYAKEMLAEGRGVLVDFKDSKGLANEVISLLDDDIKRNTMRKKAYTFSRKAVWSQVAVDYINVCNEVKAERACKSRFYLKTKNLEQDESSLPEIDFSHLKTMTDDTGLIQHAEFTVPSRQFGYCIDDNARALIVTVMAQDLVPEDPELVRLQKKYLSFINYAYNEKNGWFRNFMDYDRQWLEEKGAEDSQGRTLWGLGVCSALSREAGCLALSTTLFHKGISMLEALEHPRAIAFALVGIHAYLARFSGDSEVRRIRDKLAVTLFDHFDHDDDSGWPWLKGDILTYASGKIPQALLLSGQWMNRKDMLETGYRCLDWLIDIQKEDDHFSPVGSNGWYRPEGEKARFDQQPIEAQIMLEATLLAFNMSGQERYRAAADMAFNWFLGQNDLKEPLYDYTTGGCRDGLTPDGPNMNEGAESTLAWLLSLLYMQGFLADQKKLHYTNFIEE
- a CDS encoding glycosyltransferase family 4 protein, with the translated sequence MKIAMLAPIAWRTPPRHYGPWERVTSLLTEELVRLGIDVTLFATRDSVTAATLRAVCDRGYEEDPDMNAKVWECLHISECFEHAEDFDIIHNQFDFLPLSYSALVSTPVVTTIHGFSSPSILPVFRKYNHSNYYVSISNADRNPDLSYVATIYHGIDLEHFTFRREPERDRLLFFGRFHPDKGAREAIEIARLSGKKLLMAGIIQDKEYFHRYVEPSITSGEVCYLGSVGPEKRDALLGSAAALLHPIEFNEPFGLSVVEAMACGTPVIAFARGSMPELIESERTGYLVSSVEQAVECVGKLDRIDRYQCRRLVEKRFTKERMANEYVHVYETIASI